From the genome of Pelobacter propionicus DSM 2379, one region includes:
- a CDS encoding tRNA dihydrouridine synthase, whose product MTPSPTTDRDNPTPPRLLPGPAHPPTLPWRQGQTPLMLAPMQGVTNSALRSLFIDWVRPDVVFTEFMRVNPAAAQRRLSAADLAEAGSAGDDVPLVVQLIGHGREALVSGSQAAQDAGAAHINLNMGCPYGRMTSGQTGGGMLRSPQELSSIIPALRKTIRGTFSIKLRSGYDNPRQIFDLLPLFEASGVDFLVLHPRTVLQKYAGFADHGITAEAVQRSTLPIIANGDIRSVATGRHVLRETGAAGLMLGRGAISDPLLFQRLRNCAPPDPQPQERAAMLSRYLDELLTRYQTLFCGEAQILGKIKEIVSTIHEPAFEKGFHRLKKARRIEAFRELLAELA is encoded by the coding sequence ATGACCCCATCCCCAACAACAGACCGCGACAACCCGACGCCACCACGTCTCCTGCCCGGGCCAGCGCACCCCCCGACGCTCCCCTGGCGCCAGGGGCAGACTCCGCTCATGCTCGCTCCCATGCAGGGGGTGACCAACAGCGCCCTGCGCTCCCTGTTCATCGACTGGGTCCGACCGGATGTGGTCTTCACCGAATTCATGCGCGTCAACCCCGCTGCCGCACAGAGACGCCTCTCGGCGGCCGACCTGGCCGAGGCGGGTTCAGCCGGAGATGATGTCCCCCTTGTGGTGCAACTGATCGGCCATGGCAGGGAAGCGCTCGTTTCGGGCAGTCAGGCGGCCCAGGATGCCGGAGCAGCGCACATCAACCTGAACATGGGCTGTCCCTACGGCCGCATGACCAGCGGCCAGACCGGCGGCGGTATGCTGCGCTCCCCCCAGGAACTTTCAAGCATCATACCTGCACTGCGCAAGACCATCAGGGGAACTTTCTCCATCAAACTGCGCTCCGGTTACGACAACCCCCGTCAGATATTCGACCTGCTGCCGCTCTTCGAAGCATCGGGAGTGGATTTCCTAGTTCTGCATCCCCGCACAGTACTGCAGAAGTACGCTGGTTTCGCCGACCACGGCATCACGGCCGAAGCGGTCCAAAGGAGCACCCTGCCGATCATCGCCAACGGGGATATCCGCAGCGTAGCAACGGGGCGGCATGTGCTGCGGGAAACCGGCGCAGCCGGACTGATGCTGGGGCGGGGCGCCATATCCGACCCCCTGCTCTTCCAGCGCCTGCGCAACTGCGCCCCTCCCGACCCGCAACCACAGGAACGGGCGGCGATGCTCTCCCGCTATCTGGATGAGTTGCTGACCCGCTACCAGACCCTGTTCTGCGGTGAAGCCCAGATACTGGGTAAAATCAAGGAGATCGTATCCACCATCCATGAACCTGCCTTTGAAAAAGGCTTCCATCGGCTAAAAAAGGCCCGCAGAATCGAGGCCTTCAGGGAGCTTTTGGCGGAACTGGCCTGA
- a CDS encoding DUF3820 family protein: METQPTFDHQKLLDLAAMRMPFGKYAGRLLIDLPEGYVVWFAQEGFPKGKLGDMLRTVYEIKVNGLEYLFDSLR, translated from the coding sequence TTGGAAACGCAACCCACCTTCGACCACCAGAAACTGCTGGATCTTGCCGCAATGCGCATGCCCTTTGGAAAGTATGCCGGGCGCTTGCTGATCGACCTTCCCGAGGGGTATGTGGTCTGGTTTGCCCAAGAGGGCTTCCCCAAGGGAAAACTGGGTGACATGCTGCGCACGGTGTATGAAATCAAGGTCAACGGCCTGGAGTACCTCTTCGATTCCCTGCGCTGA
- a CDS encoding GPMC system family 4 glycosyltransferase codes for MARVSGCRAVWVRVALICPYSIGPVRGNITTVRRITAHLPEAGVLADMLPLDRLTLAEQQALLDRQRPLLLHAFHAFHSGPVAQELARCLGIPYLITITGSDLFDPLLRDAPATRRAMAGAASITCFDPLMARRLVEFFPDVAGRIAVIPQGVQPLPVSEPLCRAADEFVAFLPAALRPVKGVVAALDALAPLAEEFPSLRLVLAGGALDPEYARIVGERAACLAWVRLLGDIPWQRMGALFTAADLVLNCSHFEGGMANSLLEAMSMARPVLARDVSGNRSLIRHGRTGWLYGSDDEMRTLVRELLADPAVGNRMGELGRSYVLKRCSPFREARRYARVYGRVLGGAPPLRE; via the coding sequence GTGGCGCGCGTTTCCGGCTGTCGGGCGGTCTGGGTGCGGGTAGCACTCATCTGCCCCTATAGCATCGGCCCTGTCCGGGGCAATATCACCACGGTTCGCCGTATAACCGCCCATCTACCGGAAGCGGGTGTCCTGGCTGACATGCTTCCCCTGGACAGACTGACACTGGCAGAACAGCAGGCGCTGCTGGACCGGCAACGCCCCCTGCTGCTGCACGCCTTTCACGCTTTCCATAGCGGTCCGGTTGCCCAGGAGCTTGCCCGTTGTCTGGGAATTCCCTACCTGATCACCATCACCGGCAGCGACCTGTTCGACCCGCTCCTGCGCGATGCTCCCGCGACCCGGCGGGCCATGGCCGGCGCAGCCTCCATTACCTGCTTCGATCCGCTGATGGCGCGACGACTGGTGGAATTTTTTCCCGATGTCGCCGGAAGGATTGCTGTTATCCCCCAGGGAGTTCAACCTCTGCCGGTTTCTGAGCCCCTTTGCCGCGCTGCGGACGAGTTTGTGGCGTTCCTGCCGGCTGCCCTGCGGCCGGTGAAGGGAGTGGTGGCCGCCCTGGACGCCCTGGCTCCCCTGGCCGAAGAGTTCCCCTCCCTGCGCCTCGTGCTTGCCGGCGGCGCCCTTGACCCGGAGTACGCCCGCATTGTGGGAGAACGGGCCGCCTGTCTGGCCTGGGTGCGTCTCCTGGGAGATATTCCCTGGCAGCGCATGGGTGCGCTGTTTACCGCGGCGGATCTGGTGCTGAACTGTTCACACTTCGAAGGGGGGATGGCCAACTCCCTGCTGGAGGCGATGAGCATGGCCAGGCCAGTGCTGGCGCGGGATGTGTCGGGAAATCGCTCCCTGATCCGTCACGGCAGGACCGGTTGGCTCTACGGAAGCGACGATGAAATGAGGACTCTGGTACGGGAACTGCTGGCTGACCCCGCAGTGGGGAACAGGATGGGGGAGTTGGGCAGGAGCTATGTTCTCAAACGTTGCTCTCCATTCCGTGAGGCGCGGCGCTATGCCCGGGTGTATGGGAGGGTGCTGGGAGGTGCCCCCCCGTTGCGGGAGTAG
- a CDS encoding glycerate kinase, which produces MRIIIAPDSYKGSLSAVEVAEAMARGIVSVFPDAEIVSLPVADGGEGTVEALVAATSGRFVCQEVSGPLGEPVMARWGILGDGATAVIEMAAASGLPLVAPERRNPLRASTCGTGELIRAALDAGLRRLIVGIGGSATNDGGAGMARALGVRFLDADGTELPEGGAALARLARVDLDGLDPRLVETSLQVACDVTNPLCGENGASVIYGPQKGATPEMVRELDRALEHYSQVVEQAIARNVSDQAGSGAAGGLGAGLRYFTNASLLPGVKIVLDAVGFAEALKTADLVITGEGCSDAQTAHGKAPLGVARLARNGGVPVICLSGGLGAGAEQLLEHGIDALLGIVSCPMPLEDCMARAAELVETATSRVCRLLRVGRGLGGRR; this is translated from the coding sequence ATGCGAATCATCATTGCACCTGATTCCTACAAGGGGAGCCTGTCGGCGGTAGAAGTAGCGGAGGCAATGGCGCGGGGAATCGTCTCCGTCTTCCCCGATGCGGAGATCGTCTCCCTTCCGGTTGCCGATGGGGGCGAAGGGACCGTGGAGGCTCTGGTGGCGGCCACCAGTGGCAGATTTGTCTGCCAGGAGGTGAGCGGTCCGTTGGGTGAGCCGGTCATGGCCCGCTGGGGCATTCTGGGGGACGGAGCGACCGCGGTGATCGAGATGGCCGCGGCCTCGGGTCTGCCGCTGGTGGCGCCGGAGCGGCGCAACCCGCTCCGGGCCAGCACCTGTGGTACGGGAGAGCTGATCCGGGCTGCCTTGGATGCCGGTCTGCGCCGCTTGATCGTCGGTATCGGCGGCAGCGCCACCAATGACGGCGGGGCGGGCATGGCACGGGCGTTGGGGGTGCGTTTCCTGGATGCGGACGGAACCGAACTCCCCGAGGGGGGTGCTGCCTTGGCGAGGTTGGCACGGGTCGATCTGGACGGGCTTGATCCCCGCCTGGTTGAAACCTCCCTACAGGTTGCCTGTGATGTCACTAACCCGCTCTGCGGGGAAAACGGGGCTTCGGTCATCTACGGTCCCCAGAAGGGGGCCACTCCGGAGATGGTGCGTGAACTGGATCGGGCGCTTGAGCACTACTCCCAGGTCGTGGAACAGGCCATTGCAAGGAACGTCTCCGACCAGGCCGGTAGCGGGGCTGCCGGAGGCTTGGGGGCCGGCCTGCGCTACTTCACCAATGCCAGCTTGCTTCCCGGCGTGAAAATAGTGCTGGATGCGGTGGGGTTTGCCGAGGCCCTGAAGACGGCCGACCTCGTGATCACCGGCGAGGGGTGCAGCGATGCTCAGACTGCCCACGGCAAGGCGCCGTTGGGGGTGGCTCGGCTGGCGCGCAACGGCGGAGTGCCGGTGATCTGTCTCTCGGGGGGGCTGGGCGCGGGGGCCGAGCAATTGTTGGAGCATGGCATCGATGCGCTGCTCGGCATTGTTTCCTGTCCCATGCCGCTGGAGGATTGCATGGCCCGGGCCGCCGAGTTGGTGGAGACCGCCACCAGCCGCGTTTGCCGTCTGTTGCGGGTGGGACGTGGACTGGGGGGGCGACGGTGA
- a CDS encoding trimeric intracellular cation channel family protein: MNLLYTLDLLGTAAFAASGALAAIRRDMDIFGVMVLGLVTATGGGTLRDLLLGDTPPFIFKDETYLYLSIAISLLVFLFHHTLSRLTHPLTFFDAVGLGTFVVIGTSKALEFQFGFVGSVMAGVMTATAGGMIRDMLSNRVPMVLQKEVYASACLVGGILLTLLHRSGMPRTFALLASAFTVITLRLLAVRFNWSLPRARYGNAQH, from the coding sequence ATGAACCTGCTGTACACCCTCGACCTGCTGGGAACCGCCGCCTTCGCCGCCTCGGGCGCCCTGGCAGCCATCCGCCGCGACATGGACATCTTCGGCGTCATGGTGCTGGGTCTCGTCACCGCCACCGGCGGCGGCACCCTGCGTGACCTGCTGCTGGGCGACACCCCGCCGTTCATCTTCAAGGACGAGACCTACCTGTATCTCTCCATCGCCATTTCCCTGCTGGTATTCCTCTTTCACCACACCTTAAGCCGCCTCACCCACCCTCTGACCTTCTTCGATGCGGTGGGGCTGGGAACGTTCGTGGTCATCGGCACCAGCAAGGCCCTGGAGTTCCAGTTCGGCTTCGTCGGCTCGGTCATGGCGGGAGTCATGACCGCCACCGCAGGCGGCATGATCCGCGACATGCTCTCAAACCGCGTACCCATGGTGCTCCAGAAGGAGGTGTACGCCTCGGCCTGCCTGGTCGGCGGAATACTGCTGACCCTGCTGCACCGCAGTGGCATGCCCCGCACCTTTGCGCTGCTCGCCTCGGCCTTCACCGTCATCACCCTGCGGCTCCTGGCCGTGCGATTCAACTGGTCGCTCCCCCGCGCCCGTTACGGGAATGCACAGCACTGA
- a CDS encoding serine/threonine protein kinase yields MTVNKHPFQTLTPEFIMDSVESQGFRCDCRTLALNSYENRVYQVGIDEGAPLIAKFYRPDRWSDVQIMEEHRFCFNLAEHELPVVAPWRNAAGESLFSHQGFRFALYPRQGGRAPEFDNLDNLLILGRMLGRIHAIGELQRFEERPALDVRAFGYESVALIRERFMPDEYRESYIAVTELLLRRIETILAEVGPIRYIRAHGDCHAGNILWRDNAPHFVDFDDARMAPAVQDLWMMLSGDRGRKTAQLEALVRGYREFRDFDPLELRLVEALRTLRMLHYSAWLARRWEDPLFPATFPWFNSVRYWGEQILELREQLALLDEPPLELE; encoded by the coding sequence ATGACCGTGAACAAGCACCCCTTTCAGACCCTGACCCCGGAATTCATCATGGATAGCGTGGAGAGCCAGGGATTCCGGTGCGATTGCCGTACCCTGGCACTGAACAGCTACGAGAACCGCGTGTATCAGGTCGGTATCGACGAGGGGGCGCCGCTGATCGCCAAGTTTTACCGCCCCGACCGCTGGAGCGACGTCCAGATCATGGAGGAGCATCGTTTCTGCTTCAACCTTGCGGAGCATGAACTGCCGGTAGTGGCCCCCTGGCGCAATGCCGCCGGCGAGAGCCTCTTCTCCCACCAAGGGTTCCGCTTCGCCCTCTATCCCCGCCAGGGTGGGCGTGCCCCGGAGTTCGACAACCTGGACAACCTCCTGATCCTGGGGCGCATGCTGGGACGCATCCATGCCATCGGCGAGCTTCAGCGTTTTGAAGAACGACCGGCCCTGGATGTCCGCGCTTTCGGGTATGAGAGCGTGGCCCTGATCCGGGAGCGGTTCATGCCCGATGAGTACCGGGAGAGCTACATCGCGGTAACCGAGCTGCTGTTGCGGAGGATCGAGACAATCCTGGCCGAGGTCGGCCCGATCCGTTATATCCGCGCCCATGGCGACTGCCATGCCGGCAACATTCTCTGGCGTGATAACGCGCCGCACTTCGTGGACTTCGACGATGCCCGCATGGCCCCGGCGGTTCAGGATCTCTGGATGATGCTCTCCGGAGACCGCGGGCGCAAGACAGCCCAACTGGAGGCGCTGGTGAGGGGGTATCGCGAGTTCCGGGACTTCGACCCGCTGGAGTTGCGCCTGGTTGAGGCGCTGCGCACCCTGCGCATGCTGCACTATAGCGCCTGGCTGGCCCGGCGCTGGGAGGATCCGCTCTTTCCCGCCACCTTCCCCTGGTTCAACAGCGTCCGCTACTGGGGCGAGCAGATCCTGGAACTGCGCGAGCAGCTGGCGCTGCTTGACGAACCACCGCTGGAGTTGGAGTAG
- a CDS encoding zinc dependent phospholipase C family protein, which translates to MPKEITHWILAERTAQRLAGSGILADIIQAHHAAYLGGAVLPDTLLHLFRGPHSATALHLADRFHDATGNSYAPLIRVETSRGGMLPYDLLACLLGVISHMQADMVFHPYVFALSGVNAIGRHYRLETAIDVHFLQRNTTPPVRRMTHLVTTLTAPLLTDAMAMLFDPDGRLPRAALKRALALHCRFQGMYNVTAWKIAALILGTLLGSPFREQRQLFYPLRAHGPGHRAMIDSVTRWSHPVSGAASNTSLDDLAEEAVSRTLVLFRRMEESASLAAALSDPPGANLLTGLYGIGKSEMRERTTDRSMR; encoded by the coding sequence ATGCCCAAGGAAATAACCCACTGGATCCTGGCGGAACGGACAGCGCAGCGCCTGGCAGGCAGCGGCATCCTGGCCGATATCATCCAGGCTCACCACGCAGCCTACCTGGGTGGCGCTGTCCTGCCCGACACCCTGCTGCACCTCTTCCGCGGCCCCCACAGCGCGACAGCGCTGCACCTGGCCGACCGCTTCCACGACGCCACGGGCAACAGCTATGCTCCGCTGATACGGGTTGAGACCAGCCGTGGCGGCATGCTCCCCTACGACCTTCTGGCCTGCCTGCTGGGAGTGATCAGCCACATGCAGGCCGACATGGTTTTTCACCCCTATGTATTCGCCCTGAGCGGCGTCAATGCCATCGGCCGACATTACCGCCTGGAAACCGCCATCGATGTCCATTTCCTGCAGCGCAACACCACCCCGCCGGTGCGCCGGATGACCCACCTGGTGACCACGCTAACGGCCCCCCTGCTGACGGACGCCATGGCCATGCTGTTCGACCCCGACGGACGGCTCCCACGAGCGGCGCTGAAGCGAGCCTTGGCACTGCACTGCCGTTTTCAGGGGATGTACAACGTTACGGCATGGAAGATCGCCGCTCTCATCCTCGGCACTCTGCTGGGATCCCCTTTCAGGGAGCAGCGCCAGCTCTTCTACCCCTTGCGGGCACACGGGCCAGGGCATCGGGCAATGATCGACAGCGTCACCCGCTGGAGCCATCCGGTATCGGGTGCCGCCAGCAACACCTCGTTGGACGACCTGGCCGAGGAGGCTGTCAGCCGAACCCTTGTGCTGTTCAGGCGCATGGAGGAGTCGGCTTCCCTGGCTGCCGCGCTGAGTGATCCCCCCGGCGCAAACCTGCTTACCGGGCTATATGGGATCGGGAAATCCGAGATGCGGGAAAGAACAACCGACAGGAGCATGCGGTGA
- a CDS encoding LysM peptidoglycan-binding domain-containing protein, with translation MKNGTETHKRVTALLLMLGGVFCATFWAHAGQESYDINLGELRKPSYDIDLRELRRTPPRRAKAKRKTRPPRRAHAAAPAPTSTGDGSSIYTVRPGDHIFLILSSRYGLSDTATERMTPRVMQMNGIRNPHRLTIGQRLIIPLNPPETAPSPDSGRNTTPASPVPTPLPLPPVAPATPSAASPAPAAAPEAPSDKPQTHPVAPWPVPAEPQFAPPTVQTPSVVSPQASPVAPPVSPAEPRPPATVPPAAPKAP, from the coding sequence GTGAAGAACGGAACTGAGACACACAAAAGGGTAACGGCACTGTTATTGATGCTGGGCGGTGTGTTCTGCGCCACTTTCTGGGCACACGCCGGCCAGGAGTCCTACGACATCAACCTGGGAGAGCTGCGCAAGCCCTCATACGACATTGACCTGAGGGAGTTGCGCCGAACGCCGCCGCGGCGCGCCAAGGCAAAGCGTAAAACCCGGCCGCCACGGAGAGCCCACGCCGCCGCACCCGCACCGACTTCCACCGGAGACGGAAGCAGCATCTACACCGTTCGCCCCGGCGACCACATCTTCCTGATTCTCAGCAGTCGCTACGGCCTCTCCGACACTGCAACGGAACGGATGACCCCCCGGGTGATGCAGATGAACGGCATCCGCAATCCCCATCGCCTGACCATTGGGCAGCGCCTGATCATCCCGCTCAACCCGCCAGAAACAGCACCATCGCCTGACAGCGGGCGGAACACGACTCCAGCCTCGCCGGTGCCGACGCCGCTCCCCCTGCCCCCGGTCGCCCCCGCGACGCCATCTGCCGCCTCGCCTGCCCCAGCTGCCGCACCAGAGGCTCCCTCCGACAAGCCCCAAACTCACCCCGTCGCACCCTGGCCAGTTCCCGCGGAACCGCAGTTCGCCCCCCCAACAGTTCAGACGCCTTCTGTCGTTTCACCCCAGGCTTCCCCGGTTGCACCGCCGGTTTCTCCCGCTGAGCCCCGGCCGCCCGCCACCGTGCCTCCGGCCGCTCCGAAGGCCCCCTAG
- a CDS encoding DUF309 domain-containing protein, which yields MEGPSHLTPPPEELLRAVEEFNREDWFTCHETLETLWINSQGDARNLYQGLLQIAVALHHWRSGNFNGAVTLLARGARRLRVATSCRHILAGEMAAAADRFREELTNLGPERMNCIAPSLIPLLRLAPPA from the coding sequence GTGGAAGGCCCGTCCCACCTGACGCCACCGCCGGAGGAATTGCTGCGTGCAGTGGAGGAGTTCAACCGGGAAGACTGGTTCACCTGCCACGAAACCCTGGAAACACTCTGGATCAACTCCCAGGGAGATGCGCGCAACCTCTACCAGGGGCTGCTGCAGATCGCGGTTGCCTTGCACCACTGGCGTAGCGGCAATTTCAACGGCGCCGTCACCCTGCTTGCCAGGGGAGCCAGGCGCTTGCGAGTTGCCACGTCCTGTCGCCACATACTGGCCGGGGAGATGGCAGCTGCGGCGGACCGTTTCAGGGAGGAGCTGACCAACCTGGGGCCGGAGCGGATGAACTGCATTGCCCCCTCGCTGATTCCGTTGCTGCGCCTGGCTCCACCAGCCTGA
- a CDS encoding FRG domain-containing protein, which translates to METVTAGSWDELQSELFAHSWNEKLQRFRSRFAFRGLSNANYRLETSLIRLGGDYDYVERHLLRNFRKYAHRNVVERDSLWHWLSVAQHFGLPTRILDWTYSPFVAMHFATASIDKFDRDGVIWAINYVKAHELLPDCLRDKLLAEGANVLTLQLLSDTINSLDELDALASEKVVIFFEPPSVDDRIVNQYAFCSVMSDPHMVLDDWLEKYPYLARKIIIPASLKWEIRDKLDQANVNERVLFPGLDGLSRWLKRHYSPRT; encoded by the coding sequence ATGGAAACGGTAACGGCTGGATCGTGGGATGAACTGCAGAGCGAACTCTTTGCCCACTCGTGGAACGAGAAACTGCAGCGGTTCCGCTCCCGTTTCGCATTCCGGGGACTCTCCAACGCAAACTACCGCCTTGAGACGAGCCTGATCCGCCTGGGGGGAGACTATGACTACGTTGAGCGGCACCTGCTGCGCAACTTCAGGAAGTACGCCCACCGGAACGTCGTGGAGCGCGACTCCCTCTGGCACTGGCTCTCCGTGGCGCAGCATTTCGGCCTCCCCACGCGGATACTGGACTGGACCTACTCACCCTTCGTGGCAATGCACTTTGCCACCGCCTCCATCGACAAATTCGACCGGGACGGCGTGATATGGGCGATCAACTATGTTAAGGCCCATGAACTGCTCCCCGACTGCCTGAGAGACAAACTGCTGGCCGAGGGCGCCAACGTGCTGACCCTGCAACTGCTCTCCGACACCATCAATTCGCTGGATGAACTGGATGCCCTGGCCAGCGAAAAGGTGGTTATCTTCTTCGAACCCCCCTCGGTGGACGACAGGATCGTCAACCAGTACGCCTTCTGTTCGGTCATGTCCGACCCGCACATGGTGCTGGACGACTGGCTGGAAAAGTACCCCTACCTGGCGCGCAAAATCATCATCCCCGCCTCCCTGAAATGGGAGATCCGCGACAAACTGGACCAGGCCAATGTCAACGAGCGGGTGCTGTTCCCCGGACTGGACGGCCTGAGCCGCTGGCTCAAGCGCCACTACAGCCCCCGGACATAA
- a CDS encoding DUF4197 domain-containing protein — protein sequence MKHARLLALLLPTLPLICSAAPSQAAFFDSLTKGLGIFDTQTSALDDSTIANGLKEALSTGTTKAVTSVSQPNGYFKNQAIKILLPEKIRTAADLLGKFGFQKEVDDFVLSMNRAAEKAAPKATEHFVSALKEMTFDDARKILQGGNTSATDYFKQKTGDKVFASFKPVIAESMKDVGVAQRYGKMTESISSIPFAGSLGAVDLDNYITKKAVDGLFTMLGEEEKKIRTDPMARGTELLRKVFGR from the coding sequence ATGAAGCACGCACGACTGCTGGCCCTTCTTCTTCCGACACTGCCGCTGATCTGCTCCGCAGCCCCATCCCAGGCGGCATTCTTCGACAGCCTCACCAAAGGCCTCGGCATATTCGACACGCAAACCAGCGCTCTGGACGACTCGACCATCGCCAACGGGTTGAAGGAGGCGCTCTCCACCGGCACCACCAAGGCGGTCACATCTGTATCGCAACCAAACGGTTACTTCAAAAATCAGGCGATCAAGATCCTTCTGCCGGAAAAAATCCGCACGGCAGCCGACCTGCTGGGAAAATTCGGTTTTCAGAAGGAGGTGGACGATTTCGTTCTCAGTATGAACCGGGCCGCGGAAAAAGCAGCGCCCAAAGCCACGGAACACTTCGTATCCGCCCTCAAGGAGATGACCTTCGACGACGCCCGCAAGATTCTGCAGGGAGGCAACACCTCCGCCACAGACTATTTCAAGCAAAAGACCGGCGACAAGGTCTTTGCATCATTCAAACCGGTGATAGCGGAAAGCATGAAGGACGTGGGAGTGGCCCAGCGCTACGGCAAGATGACGGAGTCGATCAGTTCCATCCCCTTTGCCGGCAGCCTGGGAGCCGTTGATCTGGACAATTACATCACCAAGAAGGCGGTGGACGGCCTCTTCACCATGCTGGGAGAGGAAGAGAAGAAGATCAGGACCGACCCCATGGCACGGGGAACGGAACTGCTCAGGAAGGTATTCGGCAGGTGA